CGATCATGGAGGAGATGGTCGCCTTCCGCGAGAAAAGCGGCACGCCTGTGAGCATGAGCATCCGGCAAGGCCGTTTCTTCGCCGCCGTGACGCTCACCCGCGGCCTCTTCGAGCCCCCGCTCTTTCGCCCCATCACCCGCTTCTCCGAACTGCGCGAGCTCTTCGACGACCTCACCCTGTTCGTCGATCTGGCACGCGCCATCGATCTCAACACCCGGCGCTGGAGCGAGACGAGCGGGCTGAGTGAGATGGGATAGAGACAATTCCTTCCCCGCTCCCCCGCGCCGGGGGAGCTGTCCGGCCCAGTCGGGCTGAGGGGGTCATACCAGGCGGCGATCAGGAAACTAGGAGCCATTCGCGACACCCCCTCCGGCCTGCGGCCACCTCCCCCCGTGGGGGAGGAGGGATTGTGCTGGCACTTTCGACCCAAAACAAAACGGCCCCCATCCGGGGGCCGTTTCCATTGAAGCATCAGCGTCGCCGCTTACGCGGCCGTCTCTTCAAAGTCCGACAGGCCGGCCAGGCGGTCGAGGTGGTAGTCGATGTCGCCGTACATGTGATTCAAAGCGTGCATGCGCTTGAAGAACAGGCCCACGTCCTGCTCGTCGGTGCAACCGATGCCGCCGTGGAGCTGGATGGCCTCGGAGGTGATGAACCAGCCCGATTTTTCGAGCTGCACCTTGGCCTGGCTCACGGCCTTGCGACGCACATCGCGGTCTTCGTTGTCGCCCTCAATTGCTGCGAGGATGGCCATGGAGTGCAGGAGCTGCGCCTCGATGAACATGTCGGCGGCGCGGTGCTGCAGGGCCTGAAAGCTGCCGATGGGCACGTTGAACTGCACGCGGACTTTGAGATACTCGATGGTGGTCATCATCGCGGTGCGGGCCATGCCAAGGCCCTCGGCCACGGCCATGGCGGCGCCGCGATCGAGCGCTCGCTCGAGGATGGCAAAGCCCTTGTCCTTTTCGCCGAGCATCGCAGAGGCCGGAACCTTCACGTTCTCGAGCGTGACGAGGCCGCGCTTGAAGCCGTCCATGGTGCTCACCGCCTTGCGGGAGAGCCCCGCGGCATCGCCGGGAACGAGGAAGAGCGTGACGCCGCTCTCATCGCCGGCCTTGCCGGAGGTGCGCGCCGCCACGATCAGCGTGTCGGCGGCGTGGCCGTTGTCGACCCACACCTTGGTGCCGCTGATGGTGAACTCGCCGCTGGCTTCTTTGGCCTCGGCGGCGATGAGCGCCGGGTTGTAGCGGCTGTCCTTTTCGGCGTAGGCCAGCGCGAGGCTCGCCTTGCCCTCGATCACCGGGGCGAGGATCTGCTCCTTCTGCTGATCGGTGCCGCTCTGGGAGATCGCCATGCCGCACACGGCGATGCTGGTGACAAAGGGCTCGGGTACGAGCGAGCTGCCCAGCGGGGTCACCACGGTGAAGAGATCCACCAGGCCGCCGCCGATGCCGCCGAGTTCTTCGGGGAAGGGAATGGCGGTGAGCCCGAGCTCGCTGCCGATCTTCTCCCACATGGCCTTGTCCCAGCCGGTTTCGGTCTCGCGCATCTTGCGGAAGCGCTCAACGGGTGAATCTTTCTTGGCAAAGCTCTCGGCCGTCTGGCCGAGCATCTTCTGTTCGTCGGTAAGGTCGAAATGCATGATGTTCCTCCTTTAGCGCTTGCCGCCGCTGGGCAGGCCCAGGATCATCTTCGAGATGATGTTGCGCTGAATCTCGTTGGAGCCGCCGTAGATCGTGGCGGCGCGGCCGTAGCAGAAATTCGAGGCGACCCACTGCTCGCGCGAGGGGATCGCATCGTCACCGGAATCGAACCAGCCCATGGCGTTCTGGCCCATCGCATCGAGGGTCAGCTCGGCCGCACGCTGCTGGAGCTCCGAGCCGCGGATCTTGAGAATCGAGCTCTCGGGACCGGGCGCCTTGCCCTTCTGTGCGGCGGCCAGGGTGCGCAGGTTGGTCATTTCCAGCGAGCGGTGGAGGACTTCCAGCTCGGCGATGCGCTTGCGGAAACGCGGGTCGTCCATCAGGCGTGCATCGCCGACCTTCGTCTCGCGGGCAACGGCCTTGGCGGTCGAGATCATGCGACGGATCTGCGGGACGCCAGCGATGCCGGTGCGCTCGTGACCGAGCAGCGCCTTGGCGATGGTCCAGCCTCCGCCCTCGGGGCCGATGCGGTTGGCCTTGGGAACGCGCGCGTTCTCGAAGAAGGTCTCCGAGAATGCCTCGGTGCCCGAGATGTTCAGGAAGGGCTTTACTTCGATGCCCGGCGTGTTCTTGCAGTCGGCCAGGACGAACGTGATGCCTTCCTGGTTCTTGCCGGCGCTCGAGGTGCGCGCGAGCACGAAGACCCAGTCGGCGTACTGGGCGTTGGTGGTCCAGGTCTTCTGACCGTTGAGGATGTAGTGATCGCCGTCGTCCTCGGCCTTGAGCTGCAGGCTCGCCAGGTCGGAACCGGCGTTGGGTTCGCTGTAGCCCTGACACCAGACCTCTTCACCCGAGAGGATCTTGGGAAGGAAGCGCTGCTTCTGCTCGTCGGTGCCGAACTGCATGATCACGGCCGAAACCATGATGAGCCCGAAGGGCGAGAGCGGCGGGGTGTTGGCCAGCGCGGTCTCTTCATTGAAGATGTGTCGCTGCGTGACGTCCCAGCCCGTGCCGCCGTGTTCCTTCGGCCAGTGCGGGGCCACCCAGCCCTTGTCGTAGAGAATCTTGTGCCAACGCATCGTGTCTTCGTGTTCGAAGTGTGCGCCGCGCGCGGCTTTTTCCTTGATGTCGGCGGGCATCGCCTCGTCGAGGAACTTGCGCACTTCGGCGCGGAATTCCTCGTCTTCCTTGGTAAAGGACATATCCATGAGCCAGGGTCTCCTTCGCGTGATGGGAAAAGATGGCGCGGGCTCCGAATAGGCATTCGGATCGGCCCTGCGCCTCAATTC
The Chrysiogenia bacterium genome window above contains:
- a CDS encoding DUF3137 domain-containing protein, with product IMEEMVAFREKSGTPVSMSIRQGRFFAAVTLTRGLFEPPLFRPITRFSELRELFDDLTLFVDLARAIDLNTRRWSETSGLSEMG
- a CDS encoding acyl-CoA dehydrogenase family protein, which codes for MHFDLTDEQKMLGQTAESFAKKDSPVERFRKMRETETGWDKAMWEKIGSELGLTAIPFPEELGGIGGGLVDLFTVVTPLGSSLVPEPFVTSIAVCGMAISQSGTDQQKEQILAPVIEGKASLALAYAEKDSRYNPALIAAEAKEASGEFTISGTKVWVDNGHAADTLIVAARTSGKAGDESGVTLFLVPGDAAGLSRKAVSTMDGFKRGLVTLENVKVPASAMLGEKDKGFAILERALDRGAAMAVAEGLGMARTAMMTTIEYLKVRVQFNVPIGSFQALQHRAADMFIEAQLLHSMAILAAIEGDNEDRDVRRKAVSQAKVQLEKSGWFITSEAIQLHGGIGCTDEQDVGLFFKRMHALNHMYGDIDYHLDRLAGLSDFEETAA
- a CDS encoding acyl-CoA dehydrogenase family protein translates to MDMSFTKEDEEFRAEVRKFLDEAMPADIKEKAARGAHFEHEDTMRWHKILYDKGWVAPHWPKEHGGTGWDVTQRHIFNEETALANTPPLSPFGLIMVSAVIMQFGTDEQKQRFLPKILSGEEVWCQGYSEPNAGSDLASLQLKAEDDGDHYILNGQKTWTTNAQYADWVFVLARTSSAGKNQEGITFVLADCKNTPGIEVKPFLNISGTEAFSETFFENARVPKANRIGPEGGGWTIAKALLGHERTGIAGVPQIRRMISTAKAVARETKVGDARLMDDPRFRKRIAELEVLHRSLEMTNLRTLAAAQKGKAPGPESSILKIRGSELQQRAAELTLDAMGQNAMGWFDSGDDAIPSREQWVASNFCYGRAATIYGGSNEIQRNIISKMILGLPSGGKR